The genomic DNA tgcatccagttcatcccagtgcatccccagtgcatcccagtccatcccagtgccctccccGTCCATCCAAATCCATCCCATTCaatcccagtgccctcccagtccatccgagtccatcccagtgcccttccactccatcccagtgccctcccagtccctcccagtgccctcccagtgccctcccacTCCCaccccagtccctcccagtgccctcccagtccctcccagtgccctcccacTCCCacccagtccctcccagtgccctcccagtctatcccagtgccctcccagtgccctcccagttGCCCTCCCAtttccctcccagtccctcccagtccctcccagtgccctcccattccatcccagtgccctcccagtccctcccagtgccctcccagtccctcccagtgccctcccagtccctccgagtccatcccagtccctcccagtccatcccagtccctcccagtgccctcccagtccctcccagtccctcccagtgccctcccacTCCCacccagtccctcccagtgccctcccagtccctcccagtccatcccagtgccctcccagtccaatcccagtccctcccagtgccctcccagtccctcccagtgccctcccagtccctccgagtccatcccagtcccctcccagtccatcccattccatcccagtgccctcccagtccctcccagtaccctcccagtgctctcccattccctcccagtCCCCTCCCAGTCCCCTCCCAGtcccctcccagtccatcccagtccctcccagtcccctcccagtccctcccagtccatcccagtcccctcccagtccctcccagtccctcccagtccctcccagtccctcccagtccccccCTCTCTCACCCAACATGCAGCTGCCTCTGGACCCTCTCTAGGCGCCGCTGGCGGAACTGGGCCTGAGCCGCATGGCAGCGCCCAGTGAGCGCCAGGAACTGCTGCGTCAGCACCgcgtgctggggggggggaccccaaaacagCTCAGGGGGGGCCCGGAGACCAACGGGGACCCCAAAAACGGCTCCGGCGACCCCAAAAATGGGTCtggggaccccaaaaatgggtcTGGGGACACCAAAAATGGGGGAGGGGACCCCAAAATGGGGGAGGGGACCCCCAAAAACGGGTTCTGGGGACCCAGAAATGGAGaggggaccccaaaaatggggggAGGGGACCCAAAAATGGGTCTGGGGACCACAGAAATGGAGAGGGGACCCAAAAATGGGGGAGGGGACCCAAAAATGGGTCTGGGGACACCAAAAATGGGTCTGGGGACCCCAAAAAATGGGTTCTGGGGACACCAAAAAGGGTCCtggggaccccaaaaatgggtctggggaccccaaaaatgggggaGGGGACCCCAAAAACGGGTCTGGGGACCCCGGAACAGAAATGGAGaggggaccccaaaaatgggggaGGGGACCCAAAAATGGGTCtggggaccccaaaaatgggtctggggaccccaaaaatgggggaggggaccccaaaaatgggggggacccaatgggacccaatggacCCTTACCTGGGTGCGCCTCACCCGGGCCCTGATGCTGGTCCGGTTGtcgccctcctcctcctccttggccAGCTCCAGCGCTATGGGGTGACCCCAAtgatatgggggtctatgggtgtctatgggtgtctatggggggctatggtgGCTCtagggggtgctatgggtgtctatggggtgtctatgggggtgtatggggggggCTATCTTGGGTGCTTATAGGGGTGGCTAACTATGTGTctggctctatggggtgctatgtGTTCTCTGGGCGCTATGgggtgggtgctatggggtctatagtCTCTGTCTGTGTCATGGGTCTCTATGGCTCTGTCCTAGGGGTCCCCTCTCTATCTGGTCTCAGTCTCTATGGGTCTCCGGGGTCTATCCTAGTCTCTACGGTCTCTACTCTATGGGTCTCTAgtatggtctctatgggtctctatgtgtctctagGGGTCtcatggggtctatgggtctctatggtttcaTTATatgtgtgtctctatgggtctatgggtctctggGTCTCTCTATGGGTATCTATTGGTCtccatgggtctctatgggtctctatggggtctctatgtgtctctatgtgtctctatgggtctctatgtgtctctatagggtctctatgggtctctatgtgtctctatggggtcctatgggtctctatgtgtctctatgggtctctatgggtctctctatgggtctctatggtttctatgtgtctctatggtctctatgtgtctctatgtgtctctatgtgtctctatgggtctctatgggtctctatgggtctctatggtttctatggtctctatggtctctatggtctcttggtctctatgtgtctctatgggtctccatgggtctctatgtgtctctatgggtctctatgggtctccatgggtctctatgggtctccatgggtctctatgggtctccatGGGTCTCgatgggtctctatgggtctccatgggtctctatgggtctctatgggtctctatggtttctatgtgtctctatggtctctatgtgtctctatgtgtctctatgtgtctctatgtgtctccatgggtctctatgggtctctatgggtctctatgggtctctatgggtctctatggtctctatgtgtctctatggtctctatgtgtctctatgtgtctctatggtctctatgtgtctctatggtctctatgtgtctctatgtgtctctatgggtctccatgggtctctatgggtctctatgtgtctctatgtgtctctatgggtctctatgtgtctctatgggtctctatgggtctccatgggtctctatgggtctctatgggtctctatgggtctctatgggtctctatgggtctctatgtgtctccaTGCGTCtccatgggtctctatgtgtctctatgggtctctatgggtctctatgggtctctatgggtctctatggtctctatgtgtctctatggtctctatgtgtctctatgtgtctctatggggtctctatggggtctctatgggtctctatggtctctatgtgtctctatggtctctatgtgtctctatgggtctctatgtgtctctatgtgtctctatgtgtctctatggggtctctatgggtctctatggtctctatgtgtctctatgggtctctatgtgtctctatgggtctctatgggtctccatgggtctctatgggtctctatgggtctctatgggtctctatgggtctctatgggtctctatgtgtctccaTGCGTCtccatgggtctctatgtgtctctatgtgtctctatgtgtctctatggggtctctatgggtctctatggtctctatgtgtctctatgggtctctatgtgtctctatgtgtctctatgggtctctatgtgtctctatgggtctctatgggtctccatgggtctctatgggtctctatgggtctctatgggtctctatgggtctctatgggtctctatgtgtctccaTGCGTCtccatgggtctctatgtgtctctatgggtctctatgtgtctctatgggtctctatgggtctccatgggtctctatgggtctctatgggtctctatgggtctctatgggtctctatgggtctctatgtgtctccaTGCGTCtccatgggtctctatgtgtctctatgggtctctatgggtctctatgggtctctatgggtctctatgtgtctctatgtgtctctatgtgtctctatggggtctctatggggtctctatgggtctctatggtctctatgtgtctctatgggtctctatgtgtctctatgggtctctatgtgtctctatgtgtctctatgtgtctctatggggtctctatgggtctctatggtctctatgtgtctctatggtctctatgtgtctctatgtgtctctatgggtctctatgggtctctatgggtctctatgggtctctatgggtctccatgggtctctatgtgtctctatgtgtctctatggatctccatgggtctctatgggtctctatgggtctctatgtgtctctatgggtctctatgggtctctatgggtctctatgggtctctatgggtctccatgggtctctatgtgtctctatgtgtctctatggatctccatgggtctctatgggtctccatgggtctctatgggtctctatgggtctctatgggtctctatgggtctctatggggtgctgtgggtcccaCCTCGCAGCCGGGATCGGATCTCCTGCGTCAGCTCCTGGATCTCAtccctgtgcagctgcagatccctctgctgccctggggaGAGAGCACAATGGGagcgccccatagagccctatagcgccctatagacccctatggacccctatagccccctatggACCCCCTATAGCGGCCCCATAGGGGGGTCCTCACCGTCGGGGGGCAGGGGGCTGCCCAgagcctcctcctgcagctgctccaggcctgcagctcctgctccagcgcCCGCAGAGCTGTGCGCACCCGGCCTGCCTGCCGTATGGTTAATGAGATGGTAATGAGGGGGTAAATATATGGTAATGAGATGGGAATGATATGGTAATGAGATGGTAATGAGGTGGGAATGAGGGAGGAATGAGATGGGAATGAGGTGGGAATGAGATGGGAATGAGGTGGTAATGAGGTGGTAATGAGATGGAATGAGGGGGTAATGAGGGTGGTAATGATATGGTAATTAGATTGTAATTAGATGGTAATGACATGGTAATTCTGATACTAAGGAGGTGGTGATGAGATAGTAATGAGAGTAATAGCATGGTAATGAGTTGTAAGTATATGTTAATGAGATGGTGGGGAGATGGGAATGAGATGGGAATGAGGTGTAAGTATATGTTAATGAGATGGGAATGAGGTGTAAGTATATGTTAATGAGATGGGAATGAGGGTGGTAACGAGGTAGTAATTATATGGTAATAATATGTTAATGAGATGGGAATGCGATTTAATTATATGTTAATGAGATGGTAATTGCATGGGGAAATGACATGGGGAAATGAAATGATAATGAGATGGTAATGATATGGTGATGGCATGGTAATGATATGGTAATGAGATGGTAGTGACATGGTGATGTGTGATAATATATATCAGCGTGGTTAATAATATGGTAATGTCATGATAATGATATAGTAATAGTATGATAATGATGTCATAATGACATGGTAATGATATGGTAATGACATAGTACTGACATGGTAATTACATAGCAATGGTATGGTAATGACATGGTAATGATATGATAATG from Melopsittacus undulatus isolate bMelUnd1 chromosome 29 unlocalized genomic scaffold, bMelUnd1.mat.Z SUPER_29_unloc_1, whole genome shotgun sequence includes the following:
- the LOC117438161 gene encoding syntaxin-4-like — its product is MRDRTRELRQAGRVRTALRALEQELQAWSSCRRRLWAAPCPPTQRDLQLHRDEIQELTQEIRSRLRALELAKEEEEGDNRTSIRARVRRTQHAVLTQQFLALTGRCHAAQAQFRQRRLERVQRQLHVGW